The following are encoded together in the Bradyrhizobium algeriense genome:
- a CDS encoding DoxX family protein, giving the protein MPALVTFGRVLFAVLFMYTGATKLFAIQPTADFIATKVTIPAMLAPYTSQLETMAGMPMPQLLAVGVGGFEILAGLMIAVNFGARFFAFLLIIFVIATTFYFHDFWNQPAPENAKTLIEALKNLSIIGALFMIAGYGRGPRPNEPAYGDV; this is encoded by the coding sequence ATGCCAGCGTTAGTTACCTTCGGGCGAGTCCTGTTCGCCGTCCTCTTCATGTACACGGGGGCGACCAAGCTCTTCGCGATTCAGCCGACGGCAGACTTCATCGCGACCAAGGTGACCATTCCCGCGATGCTTGCGCCCTATACCTCGCAGCTCGAAACCATGGCGGGCATGCCGATGCCTCAATTGCTGGCGGTCGGCGTCGGCGGCTTCGAGATCCTGGCCGGCCTGATGATCGCGGTGAATTTCGGTGCGCGCTTCTTCGCGTTCCTGCTGATCATCTTCGTCATCGCGACGACCTTCTACTTCCACGATTTCTGGAACCAGCCGGCGCCTGAAAATGCCAAGACGCTGATCGAGGCCCTGAAGAACCTGTCGATCATCGGCGCGTTGTTCATGATCGCGGGCTACGGCCGCGGGCCGCGGCCGAATGAACCGGCCTACGGGGACGTCTGA